One Deinococcus grandis DNA window includes the following coding sequences:
- a CDS encoding outer membrane protein assembly factor BamB family protein, whose translation MDVFKELRVISGVTVSGNGELTFVGSDAKIHRTDATGSSRWVFPVGDIGRAYPVVTPQGVTIAASYDDTVYALDPAGKLLWKLKLDGDIFATPALRIDGSVIVATAGGTIHALSPAGKTLWTYKVGAPVFSSPAIGPDGTVYFGAQNNRMHALTPGGQLKWAYTAGSLVFSSPAVGPDGSVYFGSSDRRIHAVGPDGQPKWTVLTGLFVNASPIITSGGLVVVGSYDGNVYAVNTSGETEWTYRAGAGVAGSAVELSDGSVIVPDLSGTVHAIGKAGQALWQIKTGKKIDTGISVSDQGSLYFVTDGGGLNIVQKQRPLAVGPWTTFHGAPNPVGRVPTPIELQAQTQARRAAASAVVAALKPATPVATAPAQPARPPQPTQPAQPTQPAQPTQPAQPTQPAQPTRPAQPTTPTQPTQPAQPTQPTQPAQPTQPAQPALTPEQFAAAAGQQARVADGQLFLPLTEVAGALGLTVRNVTVRTATLRVQAQNLPVTVRLFDRVAFVPLAALADLPGAQVRLVSGAARGVELGVAGRTAVFPVNVARLLSLQSGAEFAVDAR comes from the coding sequence GTGGACGTCTTCAAGGAACTGCGCGTCATTTCCGGCGTGACGGTCTCCGGGAACGGTGAGCTCACGTTCGTCGGCTCGGACGCCAAGATCCACCGCACCGACGCCACCGGCAGCTCGCGCTGGGTGTTCCCGGTGGGCGACATCGGCCGCGCGTACCCGGTCGTGACTCCGCAGGGCGTAACCATCGCCGCGTCCTACGACGACACCGTGTACGCCCTGGACCCCGCCGGGAAGCTGCTGTGGAAACTGAAGCTGGACGGGGACATCTTCGCCACGCCCGCGCTGCGCATCGACGGCAGCGTGATCGTCGCCACGGCGGGCGGCACCATTCACGCGCTCAGTCCCGCCGGGAAGACCCTGTGGACGTACAAGGTCGGCGCGCCCGTGTTCAGCAGCCCCGCGATCGGCCCGGACGGCACGGTGTACTTCGGCGCGCAGAACAACCGCATGCACGCCCTGACGCCGGGCGGGCAGCTGAAGTGGGCGTACACGGCGGGTTCGCTGGTGTTCAGCTCCCCGGCCGTCGGGCCGGACGGCAGCGTGTACTTCGGCAGCAGCGACCGCCGCATCCACGCGGTCGGGCCGGACGGCCAGCCGAAGTGGACGGTCCTGACCGGGCTGTTCGTGAACGCCAGCCCGATCATCACGAGCGGCGGGCTGGTCGTGGTGGGCAGTTACGACGGCAATGTGTACGCCGTGAACACCAGCGGCGAGACCGAATGGACGTACCGCGCCGGTGCCGGGGTGGCGGGCAGCGCCGTGGAACTCAGTGACGGGTCCGTGATCGTCCCGGACCTGAGCGGCACCGTGCACGCCATCGGGAAGGCCGGGCAGGCACTGTGGCAGATCAAGACCGGCAAGAAGATCGACACGGGGATCAGCGTCAGCGATCAGGGGAGCCTGTACTTCGTGACGGACGGCGGCGGCCTGAACATCGTGCAGAAGCAGCGGCCACTGGCGGTGGGGCCATGGACGACCTTCCACGGCGCGCCGAACCCGGTGGGGCGCGTGCCCACGCCCATCGAGCTGCAGGCGCAGACGCAGGCGCGCCGCGCGGCGGCCAGCGCGGTCGTGGCGGCCCTGAAGCCGGCCACGCCGGTCGCGACAGCCCCGGCGCAGCCCGCTCGGCCCCCGCAGCCCACCCAGCCGGCCCAACCCACTCAGCCAGCGCAACCCACCCAGCCCGCGCAGCCGACCCAACCGGCCCAGCCGACCCGACCAGCGCAGCCCACGACGCCGACGCAACCTACCCAGCCCGCCCAGCCGACCCAACCCACCCAGCCTGCGCAACCCACCCAGCCTGCCCAACCCGCCTTGACGCCGGAGCAGTTCGCGGCGGCGGCGGGGCAGCAGGCGCGCGTCGCGGACGGGCAGCTGTTCCTGCCGCTGACCGAGGTGGCCGGAGCGCTGGGCCTGACCGTTCGGAACGTGACGGTGCGGACCGCGACGCTGCGGGTGCAGGCGCAGAACCTCCCGGTGACGGTGCGGCTGTTCGACCGGGTGGCGTTCGTGCCGCTGGCCGCACTGGCGGACCTGCCGGGCGCGCAGGTGCGGCTGGTGTCCGGCGCGGCGCGCGGCGTGGAACTGGGTGTGGCGGGGCGTACGGCGGTGTTCCCCGTGAACGTGGCGCGCCTGCTGAGCCTGCAGTCCGGCGCGGAGTTCGCCGTGGACGCGCGCTGA
- the trxB gene encoding thioredoxin-disulfide reductase, giving the protein MTGNTQNYDVVIVGGGPAGLTAAIYTGRASLSTLILEKGLPGGQIAQTEEVENYPGFPEPISGMELASRMQQQAEKFGGIIEMDEVQSITRTDDDREHAYPFTVTGYSGTYRAKAVILATGANPKRLYVPGEEHFWGKGVSTCATCDGFFYRGKKVVVVGGGDAAVEEGLFLTKFADEVTLIHRRDTLRANKVAQARAFANPKMKFIWDTAVEEIKGEDTVTGVRLKNLKTGEETDMSTDGVFIFIGHTPNTEFVKDTVKLRPDGYVDVTDEIYTSVPMLFAAGDVSDYIYRQLGTSVGAGTRAAMSAERALAALELETETAAD; this is encoded by the coding sequence ATGACGGGCAACACCCAGAACTACGACGTGGTCATCGTCGGCGGCGGCCCCGCCGGCCTCACCGCCGCGATCTACACCGGCCGCGCCAGCCTCAGCACCCTGATCCTCGAAAAGGGCCTCCCCGGCGGGCAGATCGCCCAGACCGAGGAAGTCGAGAACTACCCCGGCTTCCCCGAACCCATCAGCGGCATGGAACTCGCCAGCCGCATGCAGCAGCAGGCCGAGAAGTTCGGCGGCATCATCGAGATGGACGAGGTCCAGAGCATCACCCGCACCGACGACGACCGCGAACACGCCTACCCCTTCACCGTCACCGGGTACAGCGGCACGTACCGCGCCAAGGCCGTGATCCTCGCCACCGGCGCGAACCCCAAACGCCTGTACGTGCCCGGCGAGGAGCACTTCTGGGGCAAGGGCGTCAGCACCTGCGCCACCTGCGACGGCTTCTTCTACCGCGGCAAGAAGGTCGTCGTGGTGGGCGGCGGGGACGCCGCCGTCGAGGAAGGCCTGTTCCTGACCAAGTTCGCCGACGAGGTCACCCTGATCCACCGCCGCGATACCCTGCGCGCCAACAAGGTCGCCCAGGCCCGCGCGTTCGCGAACCCCAAGATGAAATTCATCTGGGACACCGCCGTCGAGGAAATCAAGGGCGAGGACACCGTCACCGGCGTCCGCCTGAAGAACCTCAAGACCGGCGAGGAGACCGACATGAGCACCGACGGCGTGTTCATCTTCATCGGCCACACCCCCAACACCGAATTCGTCAAGGACACCGTCAAGCTGCGCCCCGACGGGTACGTGGACGTCACCGACGAGATCTACACCAGCGTACCGATGCTGTTCGCCGCCGGGGACGTCAGCGACTACATCTACCGCCAGCTGGGCACCAGCGTCGGCGCCGGGACCCGCGCCGCCATGAGCGCCGAACGCGCCCTGGCCGCCCTGGAACTCGAAACCGAGACCGCCGCCGACTGA
- a CDS encoding HD domain-containing protein, with translation MPRRSLLARLRRKANGYAAKARRLLRSVNAEDAHPDDPWAEHLLTPAEQVVYRAMDPRDREHACRVTRHLLRDHPHADPELIAAALLHDCGKSLRPYSLWERVLVGLIPNRLSRVLPPVGAVGIRAHHPELGARLLAHAGARPRVARLVARHHHPGGDPEAMLLHLYDDQE, from the coding sequence ATGCCGCGCCGTTCCCTCCTCGCCCGACTCCGCCGCAAGGCCAACGGGTACGCAGCCAAGGCCCGCCGCCTGCTGCGCAGCGTGAACGCCGAGGACGCCCACCCCGACGACCCCTGGGCCGAGCACCTGCTCACCCCCGCCGAGCAGGTCGTGTACCGCGCCATGGACCCCCGCGACCGCGAGCACGCCTGCCGCGTCACCCGGCACCTGCTGCGCGACCACCCGCACGCCGACCCCGAACTGATCGCCGCCGCACTGCTGCACGACTGCGGCAAGAGCCTGCGCCCCTACTCCCTGTGGGAACGCGTGCTGGTCGGGTTGATTCCCAACCGGCTGTCCCGCGTGCTGCCGCCCGTCGGGGCAGTCGGCATCCGCGCGCACCACCCGGAACTCGGCGCGCGGCTGCTGGCACACGCGGGCGCGCGACCCCGCGTCGCGCGGCTGGTCGCCCGGCACCACCACCCGGGCGGGGACCCGGAGGCCATGCTCCTGCACCTCTACGACGATCAGGAGTAG